CGAGTTCGACTCGGGCGACCTCCTCAAGCTCTACCGCGAGATGGACGACCGCGACGAGGAGCCGGTGATCGTCTACCACTCGCACACGGCGACCGAGGCCTACCCCTCGCGCACCGACATCACGTACGCCAACGAGCCGGGCGCCCACTACGTCCTGGTTTCCACGGCCGACACCGACGACGCGGGCGAGTTCCAGTTCCGCTCCTACCGGATCGTGGACGGCGAGGTCACCGAAGAAGAGGTGAAGGTCGTCCAGGCATACTGAGCTTCACCTTTGAGGCGGCAGGACCCAGGAAGCCGGTGCGAATCCGGCACGGTCCCGCCACTGTGACCCCACCCTCCGCGGGCGGGGCAGTCAGGAACTGACCTGCCGCCTTCTTCTCCCACGACGCAGGGGACGCGGAAATCCCCTGGAGGAGGCAGCTCAGCCATGTCCCGCCCCATATCCCGCCCCCTACGCCTGCTCGCGGCAGCAGCCCTGCTCGTCCCGCTCGCCGCCTGCTCGTCCGCCGCCGACTCCGGCACGCAATCCGATGCGGGCAAGCCCACCGCGAAGGCCGCCGGATTCCCGTACACGGTCACCAACTGCGGCGTGAAGACGACGTACGAAGAACCCCCGAAGCGCGCCGTGACGATGAACCAGCACGCGACGGAAGTGCTCCTGGAACTGGGCCTGGAGGACCGCATCGCCGGCACGGCCTACCTGGACGACAAGGTCCTGCCGAAGTACGCGAAGGCCTACGCGGACGCCCCGGTCCTCGCCAAGGAGTACCCCTCCTACGAGAAGCTCCTCGCGGCCGACCCCGAATTCGTCTACGGCGGCTACGCGAGCGCCTTCCAGGCGGGCGAGGGCCGCAGCCGCGGGGCCCTGGCCAAGTCCGGCATCGAGAGCCGCCTCAACGTCGAGGGCTGCGCGAAGAAGCCCGTGACCATGGACGACGTCTACCGCGAGGTGCGGGAGGTCGGCTCCACCTTCGGGGTGCGGGCGCGGGCCGACAAGTGGGTGGGCCAGGCGCGGCGCGACCTGAAGGACGCCGCCAAGGACACGAAGGGCCGCGAGCCCGTCCCCGTCTTCGTCTACGACAGCGGCGACAAGACCGCGTTCACGGCGGGCGGCCGCGGCATCGGCAACGACATCATCGAGCGGGCGGGCGGCCGCAACGTCTTCGCCGACCTCGACAAGTCCTTCGGCGACGCCTCCTGGGAGACGGTGGTCGACCGCAACCCCGAGGTCATCGTGATCCTCGACTACGGCGGCACGACCGTGGCCCAGAAGAAGAAGCGCCTCCTGGACGACCCGGTCCTCGCGGACGTCCCCGCCATCGAGCACAAGCGCTTCGCGGTACTGCCGCTGTCGGACGCGGTGGTGGGGGTGAGGGCACCGGGGGCGGTGAAGAAGCTGGCGGACCAGCTGTGAAGGGGCTTTCGCGGAGCCGCTCCCAGCCCGTCCGGCGTTCGAGGACGAACTCGGCGAAGCCGGTGATGTACGGCACCGTCGTCGCCGGGCTCCTTCTCGCCCTCGCGGCAGCGGTCGTGGCCGGCCTGGCCCTCGGCTCGGTCCGTATACCGACGGCCGACGTCCTGGAGATCCTCACCGGCCACGCGGAACCCTCCCCGTTCCGCACCATCGTCCTGGACGTAAGACTCCCCAGGGTCCTGCTCGGCGCAGCCGTGGGCGCGGGGCTCGCCGTCATCGGCACCGTCCTCCAGGCCCTGGTGCGCAACCCCCTCGCGGACCCCTTCCTCCTCGGCGTCTCCTCCGGCGCCTCGGCCGGAGCGGTGGCCGTCATCGTCCTCGGCAGCGTCTTCGGCCTGGGCGCGGGCCTCGCCACCACCGTCACCCTCCCCGCCGCGGCCTTCGCCGGCGCCCTGCTCTCACTGCTCGTCGTCTACACCCTGGCAAGATCCGGCGGCGGATTCGCCACCGGCCGCCTGATCCTGGCCGGAGTGGCCGTCTCGTACATCCTCTCCGCGCTGACCAGCCTCATCCTGATCACGGCCGACAGCGCCGACCACCTCAAGGAAGTCCTGTACTGGACCCTCGGCGGCCTCGGCAGCGCCCGCTGGGACATGCTCGCCCTGCCCGGCATCGCGCTCATCGCGGGCACGGCCCTGCTCGTCGCCCTCGCCCGCCCCCTGGACCTGCTCCTGGTGGGGGAGGAGGGCGCCACCGTCCTCGGCCTCGACACGGCCCGCTTCCGCGCCGCCGTCTTCGTCCTCGCCTCGCTCCTGACCGGCGTACTCGTCGCGTACAGCGGGGCCATCGGCTTCGTGGGCCTGCTCGTGCCGCACGCGGCCCGGATGCTGGTCGGCGCCGCCCACCGGGCGCTCCTGCCGGTGGTGGCCCTGATGGGCGCGGTGTTCCTGGTCGCCGCCGACCTCGCCGCACGCACGGTCGCGGCGCCGCAGGACATCCCGGTGGGCGTGCTCACCGCGCTGACCGGCGGCCCCTTCTTCCTCTGGATGCTGCGAAGGAACCGTACGGAGGCCACCGCATGAGCGAACCGGCAGTCCTGAGCACCGACGCGCTCTCCTACCGCGTGGGCGACAAGACCCTCGTCGACGACGTCACCCTGCACGCCGCCCGAGGCGAGACCATCGGCCTCGTCGGCCCCAACGGCAGCGGCAAGACCACCCTCCTGCGCTGCGTCTACGGCACCCTCACGCCCACCGGTGGCCGCGTGCTCCTGGACGGCGACGACCTCGCCGCCCGCTCGGCCAAGGACCGCGCCCGCCGCATCGCCACCGTCCCGCAGGACGGACACACCGGCTTCGAGCTCACCGTCCGGCAGATCGTCGCCATGGGCCGCTCCCCGCACAAACGCTTCTGGGAGGCGGACACCGCGCACGACGCCGCCCTGGTCGGCGAGGCCCTTGACCGGGTCGGCGCGGCGGACCTCGCCCACCGCGCCTTCGCCGGGCTCTCCGGCGGCGAGCGCCAGCGCGCGCTGGTCGCCAGGGCGCTGGTGCAGGAGCCCGCGGTCCTCGTCCTCGACGAGCCGACCAACCACCTGGACATCCGCTACCAGCTGGAGATCCTCTCCCTGGTCCGTGGCCTCGGCACGCTCGGCACGACGAATCTCCTCGCCCTGCACGACCTCAATCTGGCCGCGTACCACTGCGACCGTCTGTACGTCCTCGACGCCGGCCGCCTCGTCGCGTCCGGAGCGCCGAAGGAGGTCCTGACCAGCGAGCTCCTCGCCGAGGTGTACGGCGTCACGGCGGAGGTGGCGATACATCCGGCCACGGGCGCTCCGACGGTCACCTACCTGCCCCCAGCTGGGCCGCGTCCCCCGTCATCCACGTGATGGACGCAATCCGTCCACCATGTGAGATCACATTCCAGAACCCGGACCGGGAATCGATACGATGACCGCATGGTTCCCCACGACGTGAGCGACAAGATGCCGGGCATGCTGCTCGTTGCGCGTCTGCACGTCGATTTGTGCAGGCTCTCCAGCGCGATCTGTTCGCGCTGACAGCCGCCGCCGTACGGCCGTGAGCCGCGGCGCCACCTCCGCGTAACGCCTGACGCCTACGCACCCGAACTGACGCATCCGCACCACCGGGCCGCCGCGCGCCCACCCACGTGACTTCCCCCGACAGGAGCCCAAGCCATGGCCATCGAGGTCCGCATCCCGACCATCCTCCGCACCTACACCGACGGCGCCAAGGCCGTCGAGGGCAGCGGGGACAACCTCGCCGAGCTCTTCACCGACCTCGACTCGCGGCACGCGGGCATCGCCGAGCGCATCGTGGACGGCGACAAGCTGCGCCGCTTCGTGAACGTGTACCTGAACGACGAGGACGTCCGCTTCCTGGACGGCATCTCCACCAAGCTCGCGGACGGCGACAGCGTCACGATCCTCCCGGCCGTGGCCGGCGGCATGGTCTGATCCCGGATGCCTCGCTACGACTCCCCGCTGGCGGCCGTGGGCAACACGCCCCTCGTCCGCCTGCCGCGCCTCTCCCCGTCCGGAGACGTCCGCATCTGGGCGAAGCTGGAGGACCGGAACCCCACCGGCTCCATCAAGGACCGCCCGGCGCTGCACATGGTCGAACAGGCGGAGAAGGACGGCCGGTTGACGCCCGGCTGCACCATCCTGGAGCCGACGTCCGGCAACACGGGCATCTCGCTCGCCATGGCGGCCAAGCTCAAGGGCTACCGCATCGTGTGCGTCATGCCGGAGAACACCTCGCAGGAGCGGCGTGAGCTCCTCGCCATGTGGGGCGCGGAGATCATTCCGTCCCCGGCGGCCGGCGGCTCGAACACGGCGGTACGCGTCGCCAAGGAGCTGGCGGCGGAGCACCCGGACTGGGTGATGCTCTACCAGTACGGGAACCCGGACAATGCGGGCGCGCACTACGCCACGACCGGCCCCGAGATCCTCGCCGACCTCCCCTCCATCACCCACTTCGTGGCGGGCCTCGGCACGACGGGCACGCTCATGGGCGTGGGCCGCTTCCTGCGCGAGCAGAAGCCCGACATCAAGATCGTCGCCGCGGAGCCGCGCTACGACGACCTCGTGTACGGCCTGCGGAACCTCGACGAGGGCTTCGTCCCCGAGCTGTACGACGCCTCCGTCCTGACCACCCGCTTCTCGGTCGGCTCGGCGGACGCGGTGACGCGCACCCGGGAGCTCCTCCAGCAGGAGGGCATCTTCGCGGGCGTCTCCACCGGCGCCGCGCTGCACGCGGCGATCGGCGTCGGCAAGAAGGCGCTGGCGGCGGGGGAGTCCGCCGACATCGCGTTCGTGGTGGCCGACGGTGGCTGGAAGTACCTGTCGACCGGCGTCTACACGGCGGAGACGACAGAGGCAGCGATCGAGACACTGCAGGGCCAACTCTGGGCTTAGGTGCCCGGCGGAGCGGGTTCATCACCGGCTCCGCCGCGTTCGTCCTCAAACGCCGGACGGGCTGAGATTCTTCGGCCTGCCCGGCGTTTTCGCGCCCTGCCCCGCCGCGGAGTCGGGCGACGCCTGGCTCGACGGCACCGCATGTCACCGGCTCCGCCGCGTTCGTCCTCAAACGCCGGACGGCTGAAAATCCCATGCCGGGCGGCCGGAGATCCGCCGCCGGACGGGCTGGAGGTCCGTTCCGTTACCCCGCCAAGTACCTGACCTGGTCCCACAGCGCCGGATCCGCGATCCCCGCCTGTCTGCGGAACTCCCACACCGGCACGTCCCGTAGCTCGTCCGTCTCCAGGAAGCTCGGGCGGCCCCGCGCGTCCCCCACGGAACCCGGCGGCAGCGGAATCACCCCGGGGCGCTCGTCGTGGTACTTGCTGGTGATCTTCGCGACGACCGCGCTCTCGCCCCGCACCGACAGCACGAGACAGGGCCTGTCCTTGCCGCCGGGGCCGTCCTCGTACGGCACCCGCGCCCACCAGATCTCCGCCGGTTTCGGCGCGGGCGGACGGCGCCGCGGCCCCCGCGGACGGCCCGGCGGACGGGTGGTCCGGCCGCGCGGTCCGCGGTTGCCGCGACCCCAGCCGTCCACCACCGCGGCGACCACGGCGAGCACCACCACGGCCGCCAGCGCGAGCCACCACGACGTATCCATACCGCAGACGGTACCGGCGCGCTCCCCGCCCCGCGCGCCCCCCGAACCGGTGACAGAGCAGGTGAGTTCTCCCACAACGGCCCACGACGGAGGAGCGACCGGACCTTTTGCGCCTTACGCTCGACGAACCGCAGAACTCCTCGAAGAGCCTCTCGCAGGCCTTTCGCGAGCCCCCGCAAAAGCCCCCGCACAACCCCCGTTTCGCCCCCGGAGGTTTCCGCTCCATGAAGCTCACCGTCGTCGGCTGCTCGGGGTCGTTTCCGTCCGCGGACTCGGCCTGTTCGAGCTACCTCGTAGAGGCCGACGGCTTCCGGCTGCTTCTCGACATGGGCAATGGCGCCCTCGGCGAGCTGCAGCGCCATGTCGGTCTGTACGACCTGGACGCGATCTTCCTCAGCCATCTGCACGCCGACCACTGCATCGACATGTGCGCCTATTTCGTGGCGCGCTACTACCGGCACGAAGGCGGCCGCTGCGCCCCCATCCCGGTCTACGGACCCGAGGGCACCGAACAGCGCCTCACCACCGCGTACGCCGACACCCCCTCCGCCTCCTCGATGAGCGAGGTCTTCGACTTCCACACCGTGAAGCCCGCCTCCTTCGACATCGGCCCCTTCTCTGTCCGCACGGAGAAGGTGCACCACCCCGTCGAGGCGTACGGCATCCGCGTCGAGCACGGGGGCAGGTCCCTCACGTACTCGGGAGACACGGGTGTGTGCGGCGTGCTCGACGAACTGGCCGCCGACACCGACCTGTTCCTCTGCGAGGCGGCCTTCACGCACGGCAAGGAGAACATCCCCGACCTGCACCTCAACGGCCGTGAGGCGGGGGAGTCCGCCCGGCGCGCGAACGCCTCGCGCCTCGTCCTCACCCACATCCCGCCGTGGACGGACCCCCAGGTGAACCTGGCGGACGCGCGCGCGGTCTACGACGGACCGGTCGAGCTCGCGGCATCCGGCCGCAGCTACGAGATCTAGCGGCCCCCTGACCTGGCGATCCCCTGACCTAGCGCCTGCTCCCGCGGCCGCCCAGCGCCATCCTGTTCCAGGTGTGGCGGCGGCCGCGGACCGCGACCGAGTACGCGTACATGACCTCCGGATCGCACATGCCCGGCAGGTAGGAGTCCCCGAAGTGGTGGGCGTCGACGCCCACTTCCTTCGCGTTCAGGGCGAGCTGCGGCACGACGTTCGCGTGACTGCCCTCCTGGCTGGTTCCGATCGCCCCCATCACCACCGCCCCCGCGTCCTGCACCGCGGCCACCGCCTCGGCGGCCAGCTCCTTGGTGACCCCGGGCAGCGTCCCCGGCAGCGGCATCACGACACCGTCGGCGCCCGCGTCCACGAGCGAGGTGAGCCGGGCCGCCGTGACCCGCTCCGGATGCCCGGCGTGGTGCATCTTGCCGCTCCAGAGCGCGACGTCGTCCCCGAGGCCCTGCCGCAGCTCCTCGGTCACCCGCGCGAGCCCCTCGTACGAACCGCCCGTCCCCGGATTCGCCGTCAGGCAGAGCATCGCCGCACCCATGTCGATCAGCCGTCTGGCGTACTCGGGCTTGGCACGGCGGATCTCGGGGACGTCACCGGGCTCCAGATTGATGCCGACGGGTCGCCCGATGAAGGCGGCGAGCCCGGCGATGGAGTCGAACGTGCCGAGCCCCGGCAGGTCGAGCCGCTCGCCGTCCCAGGCCCGCTCGATCAGGTTCAGCACGACGATGTCGGCGCCGAAGGCCGCGACGAGCTCGGCGTTGTGCACACCGGGCATGCCGGGCACGGGGACGAGGGCGGCCCGGTCGGCGAACACCTCGCCGACCATGGTGCGGCCCTCGGCGGCGGCCACGGACGCGGTGAGGGCGCGACCGCGGAGGGCGGAGAGCTGGTCGCGGTCGAGGTCGAGGATGCGGGGGGTGCTCATACGTCGACCGTAAGCCGCAGACCATGACAAAGCCCCGCACCGTTGGTCGCAACGGTGCGGGGCTTACGTCCCGAAGTGGGGCGGGAGGCTACTTGGCCTCGGCCTTCTGGAGCTCGGCGAGCTCCTCGTCGGACTCGCGGCCCGGCGTCGGGATGTTCCACTTGAGGATCGCGAAGCGGAAGATCGCGTAGTAGACCACCGCGAAGCAGAGGCCGACCAGGACGAGCATCCAGGGCTTGGTCGCGATGCCCAGGTTGAGGAAGAAGTCGATCGCACCGGCCGAGAAGCCGAAGCCGTCCTTCATGCCGAGCGCCCAGGTCAGGGCCATGGAGACACCGGTGAGCACCGCGTGGATCGCGTACAGCACCGGGGCGATGAACATGAACGTGAACTCGATCGGCTCGGTCACGCCGGTGACGAACGCGGTGAGCGCGAGGGAGAACATCATGCCGCCGACGACCTTGCGGCGCTCGGGGCGTGCGCAGTGGACGATCGCGAGGCAGGCCGCCGGGAGGGCGAACATCATGATCGGGAAGAAGCCGGTCATGAACTGTCCCGCGGACGGGTCACCCTGGAGGAACCGGGCGATGTCGCCGCTCTTGCCCTCGTACGAACCGGCCTGGAACCACGGGAAGGAGTTCAGCAGGTGGTGCATGCCGACGGGGATCAGCGCACGGTTGACGACACCGAAGATGCCCGCGCCGACGGCGCCCGACCCGACGAGCCACTCGCCGAAGTTGTGCAGACCCGTGCCGAGGACCGGCCAGATGTAGCCGAAGATGATGCCGATGAACAGACCCGCGAAGGCGGAGAGGATCGGGACCAGACGGCGGCCGCCGAAGAAGCCCGCCCAGTCGGGCAGCTTCGTCCGGTAGAACTTCTGGTACAGCAGGGCCACGACTATGCCCATGACCACACCGCCGAGGACCTTGGCGTCCACGGGGGCGTCCACCATGACGACCTTGCCGTCGACGGCGGTGGCGACCTTCGGCAGGTTCTTGTCCGTGAAGGTGCCGAGCACCTTCTGGAAGACCAGGTAGCCGGTGACGGCCGCGAGAGCGGTCGAGCCGTCCGACTTCTTGGCGAAGCCGATCGCGATGCCCACGGCGAACAGCAGCGCCATGTTGTCGATGATCGCGCTGCCGCCGGCCGCCATGAACGTGGCGATCTTGGTGATGAACGCGGGGAAGGACTCGCGGCCGAGCATGTCGGGCTGGCCGAGGCGGATGAGCAGGGCGCCTGCGGGCAGCACGGCGACCGGCAGCATGAGGCTGCGGCCGATGCGCTGCATGACAGCCATCGCGCCTGCGCCCTTCTTCTTGTCGGCCGCGGGGGCGGCACTGGCCGTGGACACAACTTCCTCCAGTGGGCAAGGCGCCGCCTAGGACATGGAAGATGGGGACGGCGGCGTCTCCGGGGGCCGCGGCGGACGGCCGCGTGGTCTACACCAATTAGTGGTGTAGACCTGTTGTAGCACGGTGAAGGTGACGTAAGGAACCCACGAGATTTGTGGGGTCCGCCATAACGTGAAATTAACGTCGAAAGACCCCTGGACCACAGGGTCCAAGGGTCTTCCGGCTGTGACCTGGGTGCGCCCGCGATGCGAGCCCTGCCAGCGGCTAAGCCTTCGTCTGCTCCGCGTCCAGCGCTTCCGCTTCCTCCTCGGGCTCACGCCCCGGCGTCGGCAGGTTGAACTTGCGGATCACGAAGCTGAACAGGACGTAATACACCACCGCGAACGCGAGCCCGATGGGAATGATCAGCCAGGGTTTGGTGGCCAGACTCCAGTTGATGACGTAGTCGATCAAGCCCGCCGAGAAACTGAAGCCGTCCTTCACCCCCAGTGCCCACGTCACCGCCATCGAGACACCGGTGAGCACCGCGTGGATCGCGTACAGCAGCGGCGCGATGAAGAGGAACGAGTACTCGATCGGCTCCGTGATGCCCGTGACGAACGACGTCAGACCGACCGAGAGCATCATGCCGCCGACCACCTTGCGACGCTCCGGGCGGGCCGCGTGCGTGATCGCCAGGGCCGCCGCCGGCAGCGCGAACATCATGATCGGGAAGAAGCCCGAGGTGAACTGACCGGCCGTCGGGTCGCCCGCGAGGAACCGGTTGATGTCACCGTGCACGATCGTGCCGTCCGGCTTGGTGAAGTCGCCGAACTGGAACCAGACGAACGTGTTCAGGAACTGATGCAGACCGATCGTCAGCAGCGCACGGTTGGCCACACCGAAGATTCCGGAGCCCAACCACCCAAGGTCCACCAGCCACTTGGAGAAGCTGGTCAGACCGTCACCGATCGGCGGCCAGATCCACACGCAGACACCGGCGAAGACCAGACCGACGAAGGCCATGATGATCGGCACGAGACGGCGGCCGTTGAAGAAGCCCAGCCAGTCGACCAGCTTCACGCGGTGGTAGCGCTGCCAGAACCACGCGGCGAGCAGACCCATCACGATGCCGCCGAAGACCCCCGGATTCTGGTACGGGGCCTGCGCGACCGTCCCGTCCTCCGCCACACAGACGCCGCCCCACATCCCCGCGCCGCCGAAGGTGGTGTCGGCGGGGCAGCCGTCGGGGAACGCGCGAAGGACCGCGTAGTAGACGAGGAAACCCGCGACAGCGGCGAGCGCCGTGGAGCCGTCCGATTTCTTGGCCATGCCGATCGCGACACCGATGCAGAACAGCAGCGGCAGACCGAGGGTGGAGTCCAGGAGGGAACCGCCCGCCGCCGCGAAGACCTTGGCGACGTTGTCCCAGCCGAGGCCGTCGGCACCGAAGACGTCCGGCTGGCCGAGGCGGTTGAGGATGCCCGCCGCGGGAAGCACGGCGATGGGCAGCTGGAGGCTGCGGCCCATCTTCTGGAGGCCCTGGAACAGGCCGTTCCACCACTTCTTCTGCGGCACCGCCGCTGCGTTGGAACTCATGGGCGTCCCCTCCGGAACAAGCCAGGTTTGGCGGTCGTTGAAAACTGGTGTAGACCAGTTGCGGAACGAGTGCGGTGCCGTGCCCGCAGGAGTGGCACCTTGACCGTCATCATTGGGTACGACTGCCGTAACCGCCCGCGAAGATGCTCCAACCGTGCGTTACCGTGACAAAGCGGACCTACGGTGTGGTGAGGCCGCGTCCTTTAAGAACAGGGAGAAACACCATGGCCACCAAGGCTGAGAAGATCGTCGCCGGGCTCGGCGGCATCGACAACATCGAAGAGGTCGAGGGCTGCATCACCCGCCTCCGCACCGAGGTCAAGGACCCGAGCCTCGTCGACGACGCCGCACTCAAGGCCGCCGGCGCCCACGGCGTCGTCAAGATGGGCACCGCGATCCAGGTCGTCATCGGCACCGACGCCGACCCCATCGCCGCCGACATCGAAGACCTGATGTAAGCAGCAACACCAGCAGCAGCACCAGCATCAGCTTCAGCGGCTGAACGCACCACAGAGGCCCCGCCCAGAACCTGGACGGGGCCTCCGCGTGCCACACACAAGAGGCCGGGACGGAGCCCAGGACAGAGCCCAGGGCCAACAACCCCCACACCCGCCCGAACGCTAGGCTCCACGCATGTCTTCACAGCCCCGCATCGACGGCCGCACCCCCGAACAACTCCGCCCCATCACCATCGAGCGCGGCTGGAGCAAGCACGCCGAAGGCTCCGTCCTCATCTCCTTCGGCGACACCAAAGTCTTCTGCACCGCCTCCGTCACCGAAGGCGTCCCCCGCTGGCGCAAGGGCAGCGGCGAAGGCTGGGTCACCGCCGAATACTCCATGCTCCCCCGCTCCACCAACACCCGCGGCGACCGCGAATCCGTACGCGGCAAGATCGGCGGCCGCACCCACGAGATCAGCCGCCTCATCGGCCGCTCCCTGCGCGCCGTCATCGACTACAAGGCCCTCGGCGAGAACACCATCGTCCTCGACTGCGACGTCCTCCAGGCCGACGGCGGCACCCGCACCGCAGCCATCACCGGCGCCTACGTCGCACTCGCCGACGCCGTCGCCTGGGCCCAGGGCAAGAAGCTCATCAAGGCCGGCCGCAAGCCCCTCACCGACACCGTCTCCGCCGTCTCCGTCGGCATCGTCGGCGGCGTCCCCCTCCTCGACCTCCGCTACGAGGAAGACGTCAAGGCCGACACCGACATGAACGTCGTCTGCACCGGCGACGGCCGCTTCGTCGAGGTCCAGGGCACCGCCGAGGCCGAGCCCTTCGACCGCAAGGAACTCAACGCCCTCCTCGACCTCGCCGTCGGCGGCTGCGAAGACCTCGCTGCATTCCAGCGCAAGGCACTCGAAGCAACCAACTAGACCGCCCCACAAGCAACCATCGGGCCCTCCGCGGGCGTTCTTACGAATACGGGCGCACGGGCAAAGCCGAGCGCCCGTAACAGCACTCGGGGAGGGACCCACGCATGGCCGCGCGCCACCGCCGTATCGCCACCGCCATCACCTCAGTTCTGATCGCCGTGCCGGCGGGCATCGGCCTGGTCGGCTGCGACGCCGTCAACAAGGCGCTCGACTGCGTCCAGACCGCCGACGCCATAGCCGACAGCGTCACCGACCTCCAACAAGCCGTCGAAAAAGCCGGCGACGACCCCACACAGGCCGACAAGGCACTCGACGACATCGACAAGAACATCGACGAAATCGGCGACAAGACCGACGACGCCGACGTCAACAAAGCCGTCGACCACCTCGACAAGGCCGTCGGCAACGTCCGCACCTCCATCGACAACGGCGACACGACACCCGACCTCAGCCCCATCGTCGACGCCGCCGGAGAACTCACCAAGGTCTGTACGCCGTAACGGGCCCAGGCTTGGATACTGGTGGGCATGACCCGCCTCATCCTCGCCACCCGCAACAACGGCAAGATCACGGAACTCAAGGCGATCCTCGCCGACGCAGGCCTCACCCACGAGCTCGTCGGCGCGGACGCCTACCCCGAGATCCCCGACGTCAGGGAAACCGGCGTCACCTTCGCCGAGAACGCCCTCCTCAAGGCCCACGCCCTCGCCAAGGCCACCGGCCTCCCCGCGG
This Streptomyces sp. NBC_01283 DNA region includes the following protein-coding sequences:
- a CDS encoding PTS glucose/sucrose transporter subunit IIB — its product is MATKAEKIVAGLGGIDNIEEVEGCITRLRTEVKDPSLVDDAALKAAGAHGVVKMGTAIQVVIGTDADPIAADIEDLM
- the rph gene encoding ribonuclease PH, whose product is MSSQPRIDGRTPEQLRPITIERGWSKHAEGSVLISFGDTKVFCTASVTEGVPRWRKGSGEGWVTAEYSMLPRSTNTRGDRESVRGKIGGRTHEISRLIGRSLRAVIDYKALGENTIVLDCDVLQADGGTRTAAITGAYVALADAVAWAQGKKLIKAGRKPLTDTVSAVSVGIVGGVPLLDLRYEEDVKADTDMNVVCTGDGRFVEVQGTAEAEPFDRKELNALLDLAVGGCEDLAAFQRKALEATN